The following coding sequences are from one Thermostaphylospora chromogena window:
- a CDS encoding ANTAR domain-containing response regulator, with product MPFRGADTTELITPVLVRDLAALGRVREETSSESVLRRLVTMLVNGVPGCSGGSAELWGEERALLSASHSELIVLAESEDGVPAGPLTEARARRTNVIIPDVLHESRWPGYAGMAIRCGVRSVLVMPIEIADGWLLLLTLYSVRPAAFPDRAVPALAQTLAEQVTVVLTNMWDFDEVRTDAAQMQEALAGRAVIDQAKGIIMQASGCTADEAFQELRRISQHHQVKIADLARLLVSEHRTGGGVTAGRRGGTA from the coding sequence TTGCCATTCCGGGGCGCGGACACCACGGAGCTGATCACGCCTGTCCTGGTCCGGGATCTCGCGGCCCTGGGCAGGGTACGTGAGGAGACCTCCAGCGAGAGCGTGCTGCGCCGGCTGGTCACCATGCTCGTCAACGGCGTGCCCGGCTGTTCGGGGGGCTCCGCCGAGCTGTGGGGCGAGGAACGCGCGCTGCTGTCCGCCTCGCACAGCGAACTGATCGTCCTGGCCGAGAGCGAGGACGGCGTTCCCGCCGGTCCGCTCACCGAGGCGCGCGCCCGCCGCACCAACGTGATCATCCCCGACGTGCTGCACGAGTCCCGCTGGCCCGGTTACGCGGGCATGGCGATCCGGTGCGGGGTGCGGTCGGTGCTGGTGATGCCGATCGAGATCGCCGACGGCTGGCTGCTGCTGCTCACCCTGTACTCCGTGCGCCCGGCGGCCTTCCCCGACCGCGCCGTCCCCGCGCTCGCCCAGACGCTCGCCGAGCAGGTCACGGTGGTGCTGACCAACATGTGGGACTTCGACGAGGTGCGGACCGACGCCGCGCAGATGCAGGAGGCCCTCGCCGGGCGGGCGGTCATCGACCAGGCCAAGGGCATCATCATGCAGGCCAGCGGGTGCACCGCCGACGAGGCCTTCCAGGAGCTGCGCCGCATCTCCCAGCACCACCAGGTGAAGATCGCCGATCTCGCTCGGCTGCTGGTCAGCGAGCACCGCACGGGCGGCGGGGTCACCGCCGGTCGCCGCGGCGGCACCGCCTGA
- a CDS encoding SigB/SigF/SigG family RNA polymerase sigma factor produces the protein MAVQAPDITEMTAEELLAEMVSPDIDDLRRERIRERIVEMHRPLAMEIARRYRYRGEPLEDLLQAAYVGLMKAINGFDPSLGNAFRGYAVVTMTGEVKRHFRDRTWAIRVPRLYQERRSELNRLVGDLSQELGRSPTVAELAARMNISEEEVLLTLDASAAYSTLSLDAPLGTDDDATALGDVIPEDDDELGTLVDREAVKPLIDDLPPREKNILLLRFYGNMTQAEIAAEFDISQMHVSRILRKVLDGLRAELVG, from the coding sequence ATGGCTGTCCAGGCCCCTGACATCACCGAGATGACCGCCGAAGAGCTTCTGGCGGAGATGGTCTCCCCTGACATCGATGACCTCCGCCGGGAGCGCATCCGCGAGCGGATCGTGGAGATGCATCGGCCGCTCGCCATGGAGATCGCGCGTCGCTACCGCTACCGCGGGGAACCGCTGGAGGACCTGCTCCAGGCCGCTTACGTCGGCCTGATGAAGGCCATCAACGGCTTCGACCCCTCCCTGGGGAACGCCTTTCGGGGATACGCCGTGGTCACCATGACCGGCGAGGTCAAGCGGCACTTCCGCGACCGCACCTGGGCGATCCGGGTGCCTCGGCTGTACCAGGAGCGCCGCTCGGAGCTGAACCGGCTCGTCGGCGACCTCAGCCAGGAGCTGGGCCGCTCACCGACGGTCGCCGAGCTGGCCGCCCGCATGAACATCTCCGAGGAGGAGGTGCTGCTCACCCTCGACGCCTCCGCCGCCTACAGCACGCTCTCGCTGGACGCGCCCCTGGGCACCGACGACGACGCCACGGCGCTGGGCGACGTCATCCCGGAGGACGACGACGAGCTGGGCACGCTCGTGGACCGCGAGGCGGTCAAACCGCTCATCGATGACCTGCCGCCGCGCGAGAAGAACATCCTGCTGCTGCGGTTCTACGGCAACATGACCCAGGCCGAGATCGCCGCCGAGTTCGACATCTCGCAGATGCACGTCTCGCGCATCCTGCGGAAGGTGCTGGACGGACTGCGGGCGGAGCTGGTGGGGTGA
- a CDS encoding STAS domain-containing protein has translation MFEDAEAAPLSLTTTVREGVAVVHVDGVLDATTRDRFADHLAGAVAEHGPDLVLDLSGVSFMDSRALGLIVHFWQTTTAAGGTFAIVGVEYAKTKVMWVTGLAHRLPLYDTLEAALAARRGA, from the coding sequence ATGTTCGAGGATGCCGAGGCGGCGCCTCTGTCGCTCACCACCACCGTGCGGGAGGGGGTGGCGGTGGTCCACGTCGACGGCGTTCTCGACGCGACCACCAGGGATCGGTTCGCCGACCATCTCGCGGGTGCGGTGGCGGAGCACGGCCCGGATCTCGTTCTCGACCTCAGCGGCGTGTCCTTCATGGACTCCCGCGCTCTGGGGTTGATCGTGCACTTCTGGCAGACGACCACCGCCGCGGGCGGCACGTTCGCCATCGTCGGGGTGGAGTACGCCAAGACCAAGGTGATGTGGGTGACCGGTCTGGCCCACCGCCTGCCCCTCTACGACACCCTGGAGGCGGCGCTGGCCGCGCGGCGCGGCGCCTGA